Proteins from one Impatiens glandulifera chromosome 2, dImpGla2.1, whole genome shotgun sequence genomic window:
- the LOC124924247 gene encoding uncharacterized protein LOC124924247, whose protein sequence is MESPIIKHDQINDTNINISSDHQFNCHPNTGNKHYLLKCCGCIAALTSILFVTFLILFFTIFRIKNPIIKLNSITINGVMIDTNGSNFILIADVSIRNPNLTAFKFGNATTEIYYGAKVMGEDIIPTGESKAKETMRMNMTIEIMAGKLLEDTNFRSDPKTGELRMRSYTRIEGRVKITRLVKKHVVATMNCTIIINVKSMAVENQNC, encoded by the exons ATGGAGTCCCCCATAATAAAACACGATCAAATCAACGACACAAACATTAATATCTCATCCGACCACCAATTCAACTGCCACCCCAACACCGGTAACAAACACTATCTCCTCAAGTGTTGCGGCTGCATAGCCGCCTTAACCTCGATTCTATTCGTTACGTTTCTAATCCTCTTCTTCACCATCTTTCGAATAAAAAATCCGATTATCAAACTCAATTCAATCACCATAAATGGCGTCATGATCGACACTAATGGTTCCAATTTCATATTAATCGCTGACGTCTCAATCAGGAACCCTAACTTGACTGCCTTCAAGTTTGGAAACGCAACCACTGAGATTTACTATGGAGCCAAG GTGATGGGAGAAGATATAATTCCGACTGGAGAGAGTAAAGCAAAGGAAACAATGCGGATGAACATGACGATTGAAATCATGGCTGGGAAACTCTTAGAAGACACCAATTTTCGGTCGGATCCGAAAACGGGAGAATTGAGGATGAGAAGTTATACTAGAATTGAAGGAAGAGTGAAGATAACGAGATTAGTGAAGAAACATGTTGTGGCCACGATGAATtgtacaattattattaatgtcaAGTCGATGGCGGTAGAAAATCAGAATTGTTGA